The following coding sequences lie in one Panicum virgatum strain AP13 chromosome 6N, P.virgatum_v5, whole genome shotgun sequence genomic window:
- the LOC120677334 gene encoding uncharacterized protein LOC120677334 isoform X2 has product MVIRSCSSFLRGLLISRAAWRRQHPLFLALRPPVPPPARFSSSSSSRRSTKRSAAKTPMDSAAAGEPFYVVRKGDVIGIYKTLSECQAQVSNSVCDPSVTVFKGYSLRKDTEEYLAARGLRNALYAIDAADARDELFDDLVPCPFQQPDAAASSTLKRPNEIETGPSKKHPKVDEQEPLPDSHLSCILEFDGASKGNPGKAGAGAIIRRLDGSVLREGLGIATNNAAEYRALILGLKYAAKKGFKYIRAQGDSKLVCNQVQDLWRARNDNMAGLCKKVKELKGTFQLFQIRHVLRSLSQERMWVTTRMLVPLSLILPCFVHRITTQLLTLKLTLQSNFLLVKFKSSQTFHASSYVVHRSGLCIHRLGAGTEYTSRSLSSH; this is encoded by the exons ATGGTGATTCGGAGCTGCTCTTCTTTCCTCCGTGGACTGCTGATTTCCAGAGCGGCGTGGAGGAGGCAGCACCCCCTCTTCTTGGCTCTCAGGCCTCCtgtgccgccgcccgcacgcttctcctcctcctcctcctcacggCGCTCCACCAAGAGATCCGCCGCAAAGACGCCAATGGACTCCGCAGCAGCCGGCGAGCCCTTCTACGTCGTCCGCAAGGGGGACGTCATCGGCATCTACAAGACCCTCAGCGAATGCCAAGCTCAAGTCAGCAATTCG GTTTGCGACCCTTCCGTCACTGTCTTCAAAGGCTACTCTCTGCGCAAAGACACCGAGGAATATCTCGCTGCGCGCGGCTTGAGGAACGCCCTCTACGCCATTGACGCAGCAGATGCACGAGATGAATTGTTCGACGATCTAGTTCCCTGCCCTTTCCAG CAACCTGATGCAGCTGCATCCTCAACTTTGAAAAGGCCAAACGAGATT GAAACTGGGCCATCAAAGAAGCATCCCAAAGTTGATGAGCAGGAACCATTACCTGATAGTCAT CTCTCTTGTATTCTTGAATTTGATGGTGCTTCTAAGGGAAATCCTGGGAAAGCAGGGGCTGGAGCAATAATAAGGCGGTTAGATGGTTCTGTG CTGCGTGAGGGTCTGGGTATTGCAACGAACAATGCTGCTGAATATCGTGCGCTGATCCTGGGGCTTAAATATGCGGCCAAAAAAGGATTCAAGTATATCCGTGCTCAAGGAGATTCTAAGCTTGTCTGTAACCAG GTCCAAGATCTCTGGCGTGCTAGGAATGATAATATGGCTGGCTTGTGCAAGAAAGTTAAGGAGCTGAAGGGGACATTTCAGTTATTTCAAATCAGGCATGTTTTGAGG TCCCTCTCTCAAGAAAGGATGTGGGTGACAACTAGAATGCTGGTACCCCTGTCACTCATACTGCCTTGTTTCGTGCACAGGATTACAACTCAGCTGCTGACGCTCAAGCTAACTTTGCAGTCGAACTTCCTG TTGGTGAAGTTCAAGAGCAGTCAAACTTTCCATGCTAGTAGTTATGTTGTGCACCGGTCTGGTTTGTGCATCCATCGCTTAGGTGCTGGGACTGAATATACGTCACGTTCGTTAAGTTCCCATTGA
- the LOC120677334 gene encoding uncharacterized protein LOC120677334 isoform X1: MVIRSCSSFLRGLLISRAAWRRQHPLFLALRPPVPPPARFSSSSSSRRSTKRSAAKTPMDSAAAGEPFYVVRKGDVIGIYKTLSECQAQVSNSVCDPSVTVFKGYSLRKDTEEYLAARGLRNALYAIDAADARDELFDDLVPCPFQQPDAAASSTLKRPNEIETGPSKKHPKVDEQEPLPDSHLSCILEFDGASKGNPGKAGAGAIIRRLDGSVIAQLREGLGIATNNAAEYRALILGLKYAAKKGFKYIRAQGDSKLVCNQVQDLWRARNDNMAGLCKKVKELKGTFQLFQIRHVLRSLSQERMWVTTRMLVPLSLILPCFVHRITTQLLTLKLTLQSNFLLVKFKSSQTFHASSYVVHRSGLCIHRLGAGTEYTSRSLSSH; this comes from the exons ATGGTGATTCGGAGCTGCTCTTCTTTCCTCCGTGGACTGCTGATTTCCAGAGCGGCGTGGAGGAGGCAGCACCCCCTCTTCTTGGCTCTCAGGCCTCCtgtgccgccgcccgcacgcttctcctcctcctcctcctcacggCGCTCCACCAAGAGATCCGCCGCAAAGACGCCAATGGACTCCGCAGCAGCCGGCGAGCCCTTCTACGTCGTCCGCAAGGGGGACGTCATCGGCATCTACAAGACCCTCAGCGAATGCCAAGCTCAAGTCAGCAATTCG GTTTGCGACCCTTCCGTCACTGTCTTCAAAGGCTACTCTCTGCGCAAAGACACCGAGGAATATCTCGCTGCGCGCGGCTTGAGGAACGCCCTCTACGCCATTGACGCAGCAGATGCACGAGATGAATTGTTCGACGATCTAGTTCCCTGCCCTTTCCAG CAACCTGATGCAGCTGCATCCTCAACTTTGAAAAGGCCAAACGAGATT GAAACTGGGCCATCAAAGAAGCATCCCAAAGTTGATGAGCAGGAACCATTACCTGATAGTCAT CTCTCTTGTATTCTTGAATTTGATGGTGCTTCTAAGGGAAATCCTGGGAAAGCAGGGGCTGGAGCAATAATAAGGCGGTTAGATGGTTCTGTG ATTGCTCAGCTGCGTGAGGGTCTGGGTATTGCAACGAACAATGCTGCTGAATATCGTGCGCTGATCCTGGGGCTTAAATATGCGGCCAAAAAAGGATTCAAGTATATCCGTGCTCAAGGAGATTCTAAGCTTGTCTGTAACCAG GTCCAAGATCTCTGGCGTGCTAGGAATGATAATATGGCTGGCTTGTGCAAGAAAGTTAAGGAGCTGAAGGGGACATTTCAGTTATTTCAAATCAGGCATGTTTTGAGG TCCCTCTCTCAAGAAAGGATGTGGGTGACAACTAGAATGCTGGTACCCCTGTCACTCATACTGCCTTGTTTCGTGCACAGGATTACAACTCAGCTGCTGACGCTCAAGCTAACTTTGCAGTCGAACTTCCTG TTGGTGAAGTTCAAGAGCAGTCAAACTTTCCATGCTAGTAGTTATGTTGTGCACCGGTCTGGTTTGTGCATCCATCGCTTAGGTGCTGGGACTGAATATACGTCACGTTCGTTAAGTTCCCATTGA
- the LOC120677334 gene encoding uncharacterized protein LOC120677334 isoform X3 yields the protein MVIRSCSSFLRGLLISRAAWRRQHPLFLALRPPVPPPARFSSSSSSRRSTKRSAAKTPMDSAAAGEPFYVVRKGDVIGIYKTLSECQAQVSNSVCDPSVTVFKGYSLRKDTEEYLAARGLRNALYAIDAADARDELFDDLVPCPFQQPDAAASSTLKRPNEIETGPSKKHPKVDEQEPLPDSHLSCILEFDGASKGNPGKAGAGAIIRRLDGSVIAQLREGLGIATNNAAEYRALILGLKYAAKKGFKYIRAQGDSKLVCNQVQDLWRARNDNMAGLCKKVKELKGTFQLFQIRHVLRDYNSAADAQANFAVELPVGEVQEQSNFPC from the exons ATGGTGATTCGGAGCTGCTCTTCTTTCCTCCGTGGACTGCTGATTTCCAGAGCGGCGTGGAGGAGGCAGCACCCCCTCTTCTTGGCTCTCAGGCCTCCtgtgccgccgcccgcacgcttctcctcctcctcctcctcacggCGCTCCACCAAGAGATCCGCCGCAAAGACGCCAATGGACTCCGCAGCAGCCGGCGAGCCCTTCTACGTCGTCCGCAAGGGGGACGTCATCGGCATCTACAAGACCCTCAGCGAATGCCAAGCTCAAGTCAGCAATTCG GTTTGCGACCCTTCCGTCACTGTCTTCAAAGGCTACTCTCTGCGCAAAGACACCGAGGAATATCTCGCTGCGCGCGGCTTGAGGAACGCCCTCTACGCCATTGACGCAGCAGATGCACGAGATGAATTGTTCGACGATCTAGTTCCCTGCCCTTTCCAG CAACCTGATGCAGCTGCATCCTCAACTTTGAAAAGGCCAAACGAGATT GAAACTGGGCCATCAAAGAAGCATCCCAAAGTTGATGAGCAGGAACCATTACCTGATAGTCAT CTCTCTTGTATTCTTGAATTTGATGGTGCTTCTAAGGGAAATCCTGGGAAAGCAGGGGCTGGAGCAATAATAAGGCGGTTAGATGGTTCTGTG ATTGCTCAGCTGCGTGAGGGTCTGGGTATTGCAACGAACAATGCTGCTGAATATCGTGCGCTGATCCTGGGGCTTAAATATGCGGCCAAAAAAGGATTCAAGTATATCCGTGCTCAAGGAGATTCTAAGCTTGTCTGTAACCAG GTCCAAGATCTCTGGCGTGCTAGGAATGATAATATGGCTGGCTTGTGCAAGAAAGTTAAGGAGCTGAAGGGGACATTTCAGTTATTTCAAATCAGGCATGTTTTGAGG GATTACAACTCAGCTGCTGACGCTCAAGCTAACTTTGCAGTCGAACTTCCTG TTGGTGAAGTTCAAGAGCAGTCAAACTTTCCATGCTAG
- the LOC120677334 gene encoding uncharacterized protein LOC120677334 isoform X4, which produces MDSAAAGEPFYVVRKGDVIGIYKTLSECQAQVSNSVCDPSVTVFKGYSLRKDTEEYLAARGLRNALYAIDAADARDELFDDLVPCPFQQPDAAASSTLKRPNEIETGPSKKHPKVDEQEPLPDSHLSCILEFDGASKGNPGKAGAGAIIRRLDGSVIAQLREGLGIATNNAAEYRALILGLKYAAKKGFKYIRAQGDSKLVCNQVQDLWRARNDNMAGLCKKVKELKGTFQLFQIRHVLRSLSQERMWVTTRMLVPLSLILPCFVHRITTQLLTLKLTLQSNFLLVKFKSSQTFHASSYVVHRSGLCIHRLGAGTEYTSRSLSSH; this is translated from the exons ATGGACTCCGCAGCAGCCGGCGAGCCCTTCTACGTCGTCCGCAAGGGGGACGTCATCGGCATCTACAAGACCCTCAGCGAATGCCAAGCTCAAGTCAGCAATTCG GTTTGCGACCCTTCCGTCACTGTCTTCAAAGGCTACTCTCTGCGCAAAGACACCGAGGAATATCTCGCTGCGCGCGGCTTGAGGAACGCCCTCTACGCCATTGACGCAGCAGATGCACGAGATGAATTGTTCGACGATCTAGTTCCCTGCCCTTTCCAG CAACCTGATGCAGCTGCATCCTCAACTTTGAAAAGGCCAAACGAGATT GAAACTGGGCCATCAAAGAAGCATCCCAAAGTTGATGAGCAGGAACCATTACCTGATAGTCAT CTCTCTTGTATTCTTGAATTTGATGGTGCTTCTAAGGGAAATCCTGGGAAAGCAGGGGCTGGAGCAATAATAAGGCGGTTAGATGGTTCTGTG ATTGCTCAGCTGCGTGAGGGTCTGGGTATTGCAACGAACAATGCTGCTGAATATCGTGCGCTGATCCTGGGGCTTAAATATGCGGCCAAAAAAGGATTCAAGTATATCCGTGCTCAAGGAGATTCTAAGCTTGTCTGTAACCAG GTCCAAGATCTCTGGCGTGCTAGGAATGATAATATGGCTGGCTTGTGCAAGAAAGTTAAGGAGCTGAAGGGGACATTTCAGTTATTTCAAATCAGGCATGTTTTGAGG TCCCTCTCTCAAGAAAGGATGTGGGTGACAACTAGAATGCTGGTACCCCTGTCACTCATACTGCCTTGTTTCGTGCACAGGATTACAACTCAGCTGCTGACGCTCAAGCTAACTTTGCAGTCGAACTTCCTG TTGGTGAAGTTCAAGAGCAGTCAAACTTTCCATGCTAGTAGTTATGTTGTGCACCGGTCTGGTTTGTGCATCCATCGCTTAGGTGCTGGGACTGAATATACGTCACGTTCGTTAAGTTCCCATTGA
- the LOC120677334 gene encoding uncharacterized protein LOC120677334 isoform X5 — translation MVIRSCSSFLRGLLISRAAWRRQHPLFLALRPPVPPPARFSSSSSSRRSTKRSAAKTPMDSAAAGEPFYVVRKGDVIGIYKTLSECQAQVSNSVCDPSVTVFKGYSLRKDTEEYLAARGLRNALYAIDAADARDELFDDLVPCPFQQPDAAASSTLKRPNEIETGPSKKHPKVDEQEPLPDSHLSCILEFDGASKGNPGKAGAGAIIRRLDGSVLREGLGIATNNAAEYRALILGLKYAAKKGFKYIRAQGDSKLVCNQVQDLWRARNDNMAGLCKKVKELKGTFQLFQIRHVLRDYNSAADAQANFAVELPVGEVQEQSNFPC, via the exons ATGGTGATTCGGAGCTGCTCTTCTTTCCTCCGTGGACTGCTGATTTCCAGAGCGGCGTGGAGGAGGCAGCACCCCCTCTTCTTGGCTCTCAGGCCTCCtgtgccgccgcccgcacgcttctcctcctcctcctcctcacggCGCTCCACCAAGAGATCCGCCGCAAAGACGCCAATGGACTCCGCAGCAGCCGGCGAGCCCTTCTACGTCGTCCGCAAGGGGGACGTCATCGGCATCTACAAGACCCTCAGCGAATGCCAAGCTCAAGTCAGCAATTCG GTTTGCGACCCTTCCGTCACTGTCTTCAAAGGCTACTCTCTGCGCAAAGACACCGAGGAATATCTCGCTGCGCGCGGCTTGAGGAACGCCCTCTACGCCATTGACGCAGCAGATGCACGAGATGAATTGTTCGACGATCTAGTTCCCTGCCCTTTCCAG CAACCTGATGCAGCTGCATCCTCAACTTTGAAAAGGCCAAACGAGATT GAAACTGGGCCATCAAAGAAGCATCCCAAAGTTGATGAGCAGGAACCATTACCTGATAGTCAT CTCTCTTGTATTCTTGAATTTGATGGTGCTTCTAAGGGAAATCCTGGGAAAGCAGGGGCTGGAGCAATAATAAGGCGGTTAGATGGTTCTGTG CTGCGTGAGGGTCTGGGTATTGCAACGAACAATGCTGCTGAATATCGTGCGCTGATCCTGGGGCTTAAATATGCGGCCAAAAAAGGATTCAAGTATATCCGTGCTCAAGGAGATTCTAAGCTTGTCTGTAACCAG GTCCAAGATCTCTGGCGTGCTAGGAATGATAATATGGCTGGCTTGTGCAAGAAAGTTAAGGAGCTGAAGGGGACATTTCAGTTATTTCAAATCAGGCATGTTTTGAGG GATTACAACTCAGCTGCTGACGCTCAAGCTAACTTTGCAGTCGAACTTCCTG TTGGTGAAGTTCAAGAGCAGTCAAACTTTCCATGCTAG